A genomic segment from Streptomyces sp. NBC_00654 encodes:
- a CDS encoding AAA family ATPase has protein sequence MTTRILPAVGDLDAARSVTTLLSQLPDAEPAAPVGDSTQLIDTLARLAGESLDELPEVVLVHERIGPVPALELIREVSMRFPSVGVVLITADANPSLFADAMDSGARGIVTLPLSYEELANRVQAASQWSAGVRRHLTANNEVFTGPGGMVLTVTGAKGGVGATVAAIQLALAAQASGNTVALVDMDLQTGDIASYLDVQFRRSLVDLALITEISPRVLADAVFSHSTGLALLLAPGEGERGEEVSDRSARQIVSALRTRYEIVVIDCGGQMNGANAAAIEMADVALLVTTPDVISVRGAKRIVRMWERLQIRKAEETITLVNRFTRNTEIQPPLIQKITGTQVANAAVPANFKELQASVDAGRLHELDAKSTVKQALWGLAGELGIVKVSASKKKSGGTFKNDRGSIGRPRRRRDGDERDHGKTEGTR, from the coding sequence GCCAGCTCCCCGACGCGGAGCCGGCCGCGCCGGTCGGCGACTCGACCCAGCTGATCGACACCCTGGCCCGCCTCGCGGGCGAGTCCCTCGACGAGCTGCCCGAGGTCGTGCTGGTCCACGAGCGGATCGGCCCGGTACCGGCCCTGGAGCTCATCCGGGAGGTGTCGATGCGGTTCCCGTCCGTCGGGGTCGTCCTGATCACCGCGGATGCGAATCCCAGCCTGTTCGCCGACGCCATGGACTCCGGCGCCCGCGGGATCGTCACCCTGCCGCTGAGCTACGAGGAACTGGCCAACCGGGTCCAGGCCGCGTCCCAGTGGTCGGCCGGTGTACGCCGCCACCTCACCGCGAACAACGAGGTGTTCACCGGCCCCGGCGGCATGGTCCTCACCGTCACCGGCGCCAAGGGCGGCGTGGGCGCCACCGTCGCCGCGATCCAGCTCGCCCTGGCCGCGCAGGCGTCCGGCAACACCGTGGCCCTGGTCGACATGGACCTCCAGACCGGCGACATCGCCTCGTACCTCGATGTGCAGTTCCGGCGCTCCCTGGTCGACCTGGCACTCATCACGGAGATCTCCCCGCGGGTGCTGGCGGACGCGGTGTTCTCCCACTCGACCGGCCTGGCCCTGCTGCTGGCACCGGGCGAGGGCGAACGGGGCGAGGAGGTCAGCGACCGGTCCGCACGCCAGATCGTCAGCGCGCTGCGCACCCGCTACGAGATCGTGGTGATCGACTGCGGCGGCCAGATGAACGGGGCCAACGCGGCGGCCATCGAGATGGCGGACGTGGCCCTGCTGGTGACGACCCCGGACGTCATCTCGGTGCGCGGGGCGAAGCGCATCGTACGGATGTGGGAACGGCTCCAGATCCGCAAGGCGGAGGAGACGATCACGCTCGTCAACCGCTTCACGCGCAACACCGAGATCCAGCCGCCCCTGATCCAGAAGATCACGGGAACCCAGGTGGCGAACGCGGCGGTGCCCGCGAACTTCAAGGAACTCCAGGCCTCGGTGGACGCCGGGCGCCTGCACGAACTGGATGCCAAGAGCACCGTCAAGCAAGCGCTCTGGGGACTGGCCGGAGAACTGGGCATCGTCAAGGTCAGTGCGAGCAAGAAGAAGAGCGGTGGCACATTCAAAAACGACCGGGGCTCGATCGGACGTCCGCGCCGACGGCGCGACGGCGACGAACGGGACCACGGGAAGACCGAGGGGACACGTTGA
- a CDS encoding TadE family protein, producing MTTNRAPDTEIRGRRDARGSRGGLTHSPEGLTPSRNGLRRTAARRFRVHGHLVRGRFVRGRFVRGRDRDRGQTAIEFLGMTPFIILIMLVLWECALIGYTWSLAGNAADVGARKGSGAEYAQSRACKQGAKKDLPEAWRDGVKITCKSSRELYKADVKLKVPVLVPGLFDLDVKITGHAGSPLEG from the coding sequence ATGACTACCAACCGGGCACCGGACACCGAGATACGGGGGAGGCGTGACGCCCGCGGCTCCCGGGGCGGGCTCACCCACTCCCCGGAGGGGCTCACACCTTCACGGAACGGCCTGAGGCGCACCGCCGCCCGCCGATTCCGCGTACACGGCCATCTCGTACGAGGTCGCTTCGTACGGGGCCGTTTCGTACGGGGCCGTGACCGCGACCGCGGGCAGACCGCGATCGAGTTCCTGGGGATGACCCCGTTCATCATCCTGATCATGCTCGTGCTCTGGGAGTGCGCGCTGATCGGCTACACCTGGAGCCTCGCGGGCAACGCGGCGGACGTGGGCGCGCGCAAGGGCAGCGGCGCGGAGTACGCACAGAGCCGGGCCTGCAAGCAGGGTGCGAAGAAGGACCTGCCGGAAGCCTGGCGCGACGGCGTCAAGATCACCTGCAAGTCCAGCCGTGAGCTGTACAAGGCCGACGTCAAGCTCAAGGTCCCTGTCCTGGTCCCGGGTCTCTTCGACCTGGACGTGAAGATCACGGGCCATGCCGGCTCGCCGCTGGAGGGCTGA
- a CDS encoding TadE/TadG family type IV pilus assembly protein → MTVTARVKHSGGRNTDGCRPASRRTDRGQVAIEYLGFLPLLILVALLAIQAGLAAYTAAQAGTAARAAARTATQDFPSGNPRTAARDSMSKWLANDGFRYRQRGGTDDVTITIEIKVPNVVPGMDGKWGKAKRSSTMPRG, encoded by the coding sequence ATGACCGTAACCGCACGCGTGAAGCACTCCGGCGGCAGGAACACCGACGGCTGCCGTCCAGCCTCCCGCCGCACCGACCGCGGCCAGGTCGCCATCGAGTACCTGGGCTTCCTCCCGCTCCTCATCCTGGTCGCCCTCCTCGCCATCCAGGCCGGCCTCGCCGCGTACACGGCCGCTCAGGCGGGTACGGCGGCCCGTGCGGCCGCCAGGACGGCGACCCAGGACTTCCCCTCGGGCAATCCCCGCACCGCGGCCCGGGACTCGATGAGCAAGTGGCTCGCGAACGACGGCTTCCGGTACCGCCAGCGCGGGGGCACCGACGACGTCACGATCACCATCGAGATCAAGGTTCCCAACGTGGTCCCGGGCATGGACGGCAAGTGGGGCAAGGCCAAGCGGAGTTCCACCATGCCCCGCGGATAG
- a CDS encoding CpaF family protein, translating into MSLRARMTAPEEHGGAREDGHMVATYRAKLLEEIDLAEMSSLAAAERRARLERVLGHIISREGPVLSTVERSQLIRRVVDEALGLGILEPLLEDASITEIMVNGPDQIFVERSGKVEQLPMRFGSHEQLMQTIERIVSTVNRRVDESNPMVDARLPSGERVNVIIPPLSLTGATLTIRRFPRSFTLQEMIGFGSLDEQMLILLAGLVQAKLNIIVSGATGTGKTTLLNALSGLIPNSERIVTIEDSAELQLQQSHVIRLESRPANVEGKGQITIRDLVRNSLRMRPDRIVVGEVRGGESLDMLQAMSTGHDGSLATVHANNAEDALMRLQTLASMSEIKIPFEALHDQINSAVDVIVQLTRHADGSRKVTEIAALDSHGRDPYRIVTVAKFNARPMDADGRIEGEFQYLPLPRRIADRLYMASQPIPQAFGVAASSEQLATREAN; encoded by the coding sequence ATGAGCCTGCGGGCACGCATGACCGCCCCGGAGGAGCACGGCGGGGCACGGGAGGACGGCCACATGGTGGCCACCTACCGTGCCAAGCTGCTGGAGGAGATCGACCTCGCGGAGATGTCCTCGCTGGCCGCCGCCGAGCGGCGGGCCCGCCTGGAGCGCGTCCTCGGGCACATCATCAGCCGCGAGGGTCCGGTCCTCTCGACCGTCGAGCGCTCGCAGCTGATCCGCCGCGTGGTCGACGAGGCCCTCGGACTCGGCATCCTGGAACCGCTCCTGGAGGACGCCTCCATCACCGAGATCATGGTGAACGGGCCGGACCAGATCTTCGTCGAGCGCAGCGGCAAGGTCGAGCAGCTCCCGATGCGCTTCGGCTCGCACGAACAGCTGATGCAGACGATCGAGCGCATCGTGTCGACCGTCAACCGCCGTGTGGACGAGTCGAACCCGATGGTGGACGCGCGACTGCCCAGCGGTGAACGTGTCAACGTGATCATTCCACCGCTGTCCCTGACCGGCGCGACCCTCACCATCCGCCGGTTCCCGCGGTCCTTCACCCTCCAGGAGATGATCGGGTTCGGCTCGCTGGACGAGCAGATGCTGATCCTCCTCGCCGGTCTCGTCCAGGCCAAGCTCAACATCATCGTCTCCGGCGCCACCGGCACGGGGAAGACGACGCTGCTCAACGCCCTGTCCGGGCTGATCCCGAACAGCGAACGCATCGTCACGATCGAGGACTCCGCCGAACTCCAGCTCCAGCAGAGCCATGTGATCCGGCTGGAGTCCCGGCCGGCGAACGTGGAGGGCAAGGGCCAGATCACCATCCGCGACCTGGTCCGCAACTCCCTGCGTATGCGCCCCGACCGCATCGTCGTCGGTGAGGTCCGTGGCGGCGAATCGCTTGACATGCTCCAGGCGATGTCCACCGGTCACGACGGCTCGCTCGCCACCGTCCACGCCAACAACGCCGAGGACGCGCTGATGCGTCTGCAGACCCTGGCCTCCATGTCGGAGATCAAGATCCCGTTCGAGGCGCTGCACGACCAGATCAACAGCGCCGTCGACGTGATCGTCCAGCTGACCCGGCACGCCGACGGATCGCGAAAGGTCACCGAGATCGCGGCGCTGGACTCGCACGGCCGCGACCCGTACCGCATCGTCACCGTGGCCAAGTTCAACGCCCGGCCGATGGACGCCGACGGCCGGATCGAGGGGGAGTTCCAGTACCTGCCCCTGCCCCGCCGGATCGCCGACCGCCTCTACATGGCCAGCCAGCCCATCCCGCAGGCGTTCGGGGTCGCCGCATCCTCCGAACAGCTCGCCACCCGAGAGGCCAACTAG
- a CDS encoding type II secretion system F family protein, producing the protein MDNVNLPLITIGVTLLCGVLGVMGLHAYSGGKADRDALVDRLSHVGHLSETGRRRRFRTLDRKLRKTGLGKKLELKLAATGMELSPGEFFVYALLAMAGLWMIASSLLAAFFGPVAALIGLWGTNAFLNWQRVKRTERFINQLPELSRILANATQAGLALRTALSMAADELENPAGEELARVARRLAVGEPLEDALSEVTDRLPSRELVVLVTTLVLSNRAGGTVVSSLRNLTETLEERKETRREVKTQLSQVTVTAYAVPGFGIGAMLLMNAVMPGALDRMTGALIGQIAVVVSIVLYAIGFIVIRRLSRIDV; encoded by the coding sequence ATGGACAATGTGAATCTCCCCCTGATCACGATCGGCGTCACGCTGCTGTGCGGCGTGCTCGGCGTCATGGGCCTGCACGCCTACTCCGGCGGCAAGGCGGACCGCGACGCGCTCGTCGACCGGCTCTCCCACGTCGGTCACCTTTCCGAGACGGGCCGTCGCCGCCGGTTCCGCACCCTGGACCGCAAGCTGCGCAAGACCGGCCTGGGCAAGAAGCTGGAGCTGAAGCTCGCCGCGACCGGCATGGAACTCTCCCCGGGCGAGTTCTTCGTGTACGCGCTCCTGGCGATGGCCGGGCTGTGGATGATCGCCTCCTCGCTGCTCGCCGCGTTCTTCGGCCCGGTGGCCGCCCTCATCGGTCTCTGGGGCACCAACGCGTTCCTGAACTGGCAGCGGGTCAAGCGCACCGAACGCTTCATCAACCAGCTCCCCGAGCTGTCCCGCATCCTCGCCAACGCCACCCAGGCGGGCCTGGCCCTGCGGACCGCGCTGTCCATGGCCGCGGACGAGCTGGAGAACCCGGCCGGTGAGGAGCTGGCACGTGTCGCCCGCCGCCTCGCCGTCGGTGAGCCTCTGGAGGACGCGCTCAGCGAGGTGACCGACCGGCTGCCCTCACGCGAACTCGTCGTCCTCGTCACGACGCTGGTCCTGTCCAACCGGGCCGGCGGTACGGTCGTCAGCTCCCTGCGCAACCTCACCGAGACGCTGGAGGAGCGCAAGGAGACCCGGCGCGAGGTCAAGACCCAGCTGTCCCAGGTCACCGTCACCGCCTACGCCGTACCCGGCTTCGGCATCGGCGCCATGCTCCTGATGAACGCCGTGATGCCCGGCGCCCTCGACCGGATGACCGGCGCCCTCATCGGCCAGATCGCCGTCGTGGTCTCCATCGTCCTGTACGCGATCGGATTCATCGTGATCCGCCGTCTGTCCCGCATCGACGTCTGA